DNA from Bradyrhizobium japonicum USDA 6:
GCTGACGCGGGAGCTGTCCGTGTCGCAGCAAACCGAGCTCGGCGCCCGCAAGCGGCTGGATGCCGCGAAGGTCGAGCTTGCCGCGGCACAGAACGGCTCGTTCCTCGGCGACAGCTATAACGACCGCCCAAGCTCGGTGCAGCGCGAGGAGGAGATGCGCCAGCGCGCCGGCGATCTCGAGGCAGATCTCGCGCGCACCGACACCGAGATCGCCTGGCTCGCCAACGAGATCATCATCGAGGAGGTGCGCTTCGCCGATCTGTCCGAAGCCAACATCACGACACCCGTCGCGGGCCGCGTCTGGGAGATGATGACCTCGCCGGGCGAGGACGTGCAGGCCGGCCAACCCCTGCTCAAGGTGCTCGATTGCAGCGGCGCCGTCATCACGGCCAATGTCACCGAGAGGGTCTACAACCGCCTGCAGCTCGGCGACCGCGCCAGCTTCGAGCCGAACGACGGCGGCGAGCCGATCTCCGGCACCGTGGTCAATCTGACCGGCGCCGCCGGCGCGCCCGCCAATCTCGCCATCAATCCGGATGCGCTCAGCAAGGAGCCCTATCGCGTGACCGTGGCGCCGCGCGATGCCGCCGCCCACGGCTGCACCGTGGGGCGCACCGGCCGCGTCGTGTTTGCCCGGCTCGAGACCGCGCCGTGATGATGGCGTTGACGCCAGGCCTGATTGTGCTCGGCGCCTTCATGGCGGTCGTGCCGCTGCTCAGGCGCGACAGCGCAATGGCGCGCTCGTTCCTGGCCATCGTGTCGCTGGTATTCCTGTTCCGCTATCTCTACTGGCGCGTCACGGCGACGCTCCCGCCGCCGCATCTGACGGCCGATGCCGTGATCGGGTATCCCTTCATGCTGCTGGAGGCGGCCTCGCTCGTCGCGGTCGCGTTGTCCCTGCTGTTTCTGAGCCGGACCATCGACCGCACCGGTGCGGCAAGGATCGACGGCCGCGCCACCGATCCGTACGCGCCGCTGATCGACGTCTTCATCTGCACCTACAACGAGGAACGATCGATCCTCGAGCGCACGATCATCGGCGCGACCGGTATGGAGTATGGCAACTATCGCGTCTGGGTGCTCGACGACGGCCGACGGCCGTGGCTGCGGCGGCTCGCAGGCGAACTCGGCTGCCATTATCTGACGCGGCCCGACAACCACCATGCCAAGGCCGGCAACATCAACCACGCACTCCGGCACGTCGGCAAGCTGCCGGAGTCGCCCGCCTTCGTCGCCATCCTCGACGCGGATTTCGTGCCGCGGCCCGACTTCCTCGCGCGCACCATCTCGCTGATGGACGATGCGTCGGTCGGCGTGGTGCAGACACCGCAGCACTTCATCAATCCCGATCCGATCCAGACCAACCTCGCCGCGACGGACGTGTGGCCCGACGAGCAACGCTTCTTCTTCGACATCCTGATGCCGGCGAAGGACGCCTGGGGCGTCGCCTTCTGCTGCGGCACCTCATCTCTCATCCGCTACCCCGGGCTGATGCGGATCGGCGGCTTTCCGACCGATTCGGTGACGGAAGACTATCTCGTCACGCTGCGCCTGAAGGAGTACGGCCTCACCACGATCTATCTCAACGAGCGGCTGACGATCGGGCTCGCGCCGGAGGGGCTGAAGGAATACATCACCCAGCGCGCCCGCTGGTGCCTCGGCTTCATGCAGATCATCCGCGGCCGCAGCGGACCGTTCTCGCGGGAGTCAAAACTCTCCTTCATCGACCGGCTCTCGCTGGTCGATGCTTTCATGAGCTGGTCGGCGGTCTACACGTCGAAGGTCGCGGGTCTCGTCGTGCCCTGGCTGTTCCTGCTATTCGGCATCAAGGCGGTGCAGGCGGACCTCACTGAGCTCTTACGCTTCTTC
Protein-coding regions in this window:
- a CDS encoding glycosyltransferase: MMALTPGLIVLGAFMAVVPLLRRDSAMARSFLAIVSLVFLFRYLYWRVTATLPPPHLTADAVIGYPFMLLEAASLVAVALSLLFLSRTIDRTGAARIDGRATDPYAPLIDVFICTYNEERSILERTIIGATGMEYGNYRVWVLDDGRRPWLRRLAGELGCHYLTRPDNHHAKAGNINHALRHVGKLPESPAFVAILDADFVPRPDFLARTISLMDDASVGVVQTPQHFINPDPIQTNLAATDVWPDEQRFFFDILMPAKDAWGVAFCCGTSSLIRYPGLMRIGGFPTDSVTEDYLVTLRLKEYGLTTIYLNERLTIGLAPEGLKEYITQRARWCLGFMQIIRGRSGPFSRESKLSFIDRLSLVDAFMSWSAVYTSKVAGLVVPWLFLLFGIKAVQADLTELLRFFLPFYVWHGLSMAWLSHGRSLAMMTDVSQLIAAPAVLRAVVAGLAKPKGHKFKVTAKGGDRDRRFVEWPLLRIYGCALLITLTAIAYAFILHQRGENIAYGGLALAWSLYNALILTVVCFVCIEQPRKRKAERFNRNEPVLLRQDGKSHLARLADISITGARLIDPDPPLPGSTIECRIYGRAIAAIVVRRTTDGFAVRFEEGMDTRVHAIRAFYAGEYVRAYRGVRALPVGKALLMRLFG